In the Paenibacillus pabuli genome, one interval contains:
- a CDS encoding DinB family protein — protein MNKRSLQINVLPGFEPEIGRCLWCLEDVRRTVLERVSALNPDLLDRKMDGRHSIGSLLYHIALIEADWLYVEVLQTEYETDIRSLFMQEDRSEDGSLVQVAGQTLEEHLHRLQTVRDKLLFHFKTMDMTDWRTPRQLESYDVTPEWVIYHLVEHEAHHRGQIFELLRNLV, from the coding sequence ATGAATAAACGCTCATTGCAGATTAACGTGCTGCCGGGTTTTGAACCCGAAATCGGCCGATGTCTCTGGTGTTTGGAGGATGTACGGAGGACTGTTCTGGAAAGGGTGAGTGCATTAAACCCTGACCTGCTCGATCGGAAAATGGATGGAAGGCACAGTATTGGCTCGTTGTTGTATCATATTGCGCTTATTGAGGCAGATTGGTTGTATGTTGAAGTCCTCCAAACCGAATATGAGACGGATATTCGTTCCCTGTTTATGCAAGAAGACAGGTCGGAAGATGGTTCGCTGGTGCAGGTCGCAGGTCAAACCTTGGAAGAGCATCTTCATCGGCTGCAGACTGTACGCGACAAGCTGCTTTTTCATTTTAAAACCATGGATATGACCGATTGGAGAACTCCAAGACAGCTTGAAAGCTATGACGTAACCCCTGAATGGGTTATATATCATTTGGTTGAACATGAGGCTCATCACAGAGGGCAAATATTCGAACTTTTACGGAATCTGGTATAG
- a CDS encoding barstar family protein: MKTVIIDGNDIHGKEELHDILQAKLGLDDDYGRNLDALWDGLTGFISIPLTIQWLNFEASRAALGEYADQLLELMREAEEELDQFQFDLKM; the protein is encoded by the coding sequence ATGAAGACAGTAATCATTGATGGAAATGATATTCATGGTAAAGAAGAATTGCATGATATTCTACAGGCGAAGCTCGGGTTAGATGATGATTATGGTCGGAATCTGGATGCGCTTTGGGATGGCTTAACAGGTTTCATTTCCATTCCACTGACCATTCAATGGCTTAACTTCGAGGCCAGCAGGGCTGCGCTTGGGGAATACGCTGATCAACTGTTGGAATTAATGCGTGAAGCAGAAGAAGAATTGGATCAGTTCCAATTTGATCTGAAAATGTAA
- a CDS encoding ribonuclease domain-containing protein: MLFAGCSLESLSVDESSQTHAVLNQFDEVAHYITEHQELPDNYITKKEARALGWVPSEGNLQDVAPGKSIGGDLFQNREGLLPKKKGRTWYEADINYSGGTRGSDRILYSSDGLIYKTTDHYRTFEQIK, translated from the coding sequence ATGCTGTTCGCAGGCTGTTCACTTGAATCGCTATCTGTAGATGAATCGTCTCAGACCCATGCTGTCTTGAACCAATTTGATGAAGTTGCCCATTATATTACCGAGCATCAGGAACTTCCGGATAATTATATTACCAAGAAGGAGGCCAGGGCTCTGGGCTGGGTACCAAGTGAAGGAAATCTGCAAGACGTGGCCCCAGGAAAAAGTATCGGCGGTGATCTATTTCAGAATCGGGAAGGGCTGTTACCCAAGAAAAAGGGGAGAACATGGTACGAGGCAGATATCAATTATTCCGGGGGAACCCGGGGAAGTGACCGAATTCTCTATTCCAGTGATGGCTTAATATACAAAACAACCGATCATTATCGTACGTTTGAACAAATCAAATGA
- a CDS encoding carbohydrate ABC transporter permease has product MKRAKNLYSYYMIYPALLIYSIFFVIPAIAGFYYSFTDWRLDRLELQFIGWDNFKKIFSDKTLILALQNTAIFAIVTVIGKNVIGLLLAVGLNMRLRTKNLLRAIFYSPSILSILVISILFTPMLRTEGTINNLLEAVGLHSLSQAWLTNPSIVIWTIAIVSIWQSAGFQMAIYLAGLQSISQEYYEAATIDGASSWKSFFKITLPLLLPAININLMLTLIGGLKVFSEVYVMTGGGPGNASQVVGTIILRSFGEGNWGLGTAVNTLLFVVVTIIAIPLLIFMRRKEVTE; this is encoded by the coding sequence ATGAAAAGGGCTAAAAATCTTTATTCATATTACATGATATATCCAGCATTGCTGATCTACTCGATCTTTTTCGTCATTCCTGCCATCGCAGGCTTCTACTATTCATTTACGGATTGGCGGCTGGATCGACTGGAGCTTCAGTTCATCGGCTGGGACAATTTCAAGAAGATCTTCTCTGACAAAACGCTGATTCTGGCGCTGCAAAACACGGCGATCTTTGCGATTGTCACTGTCATCGGCAAAAATGTTATCGGTCTACTGCTGGCCGTAGGACTTAACATGAGATTAAGAACCAAAAATCTGCTGCGTGCCATCTTCTATTCCCCTTCCATTCTCAGCATTCTCGTCATCAGTATTTTGTTTACACCGATGCTGCGAACCGAAGGCACGATTAACAACTTGCTCGAAGCTGTAGGCTTGCATTCCTTAAGCCAGGCTTGGCTGACCAACCCGTCCATCGTCATCTGGACAATCGCCATCGTCTCCATCTGGCAAAGCGCCGGGTTTCAAATGGCCATCTATCTGGCCGGGTTGCAATCCATCTCCCAGGAATATTACGAGGCTGCTACCATTGACGGAGCAAGCTCATGGAAAAGCTTCTTTAAAATCACACTGCCGCTGCTGCTGCCCGCCATCAACATCAACCTGATGCTGACACTTATCGGTGGACTCAAAGTATTTTCGGAAGTGTACGTCATGACCGGCGGAGGTCCGGGCAACGCATCTCAGGTTGTGGGTACCATTATTTTGCGCTCCTTCGGTGAAGGCAACTGGGGACTCGGTACCGCAGTCAACACACTGCTGTTCGTCGTTGTCACCATTATCGCCATTCCGCTGTTGATTTTCATGCGTCGTAAGGAGGTTACTGAATAA
- a CDS encoding S1 family peptidase, protein MDLKKITTLIFGVALTLSISGVTYAENIEKDSQAYTNEKYNLEEKFRDEFGFEKSTNQLLSIQNESSVQKYGVSLSESEESEMDRRVEIEQKFIPDLEKAIQDSSMSENYAGMYIQQAPEYKIIVRYTGGSNKNITSSNQEEQAFVETVEQFTTNVSNNAASLILPNEIVYEKVDYSEKQLMGFVENIVSKLDLLKEQNVNVTKIYSDYPNQKVVVSLGNELGPEKQEIVQTMFNKYPLEFNDDPGLIEQTARNTYTGTIMGGHEINSSGKCTAGVPAKSRSNGTLFLVTAGHCGSQGTNFSQGGYLLGPLSNIYMGSYADSGAIRLSGGNHTPSNVIYNTSGINPGNPTRLTGVQALSSSKIGETVIKSGATTDTTTGTLQRKDVYFTTAGRYLFETSTVSQPGDSGAPVFAGSGFKGIVHGRILSNDSMLYTHAERILNGLNLDLYVL, encoded by the coding sequence ATGGATCTCAAAAAAATAACTACATTAATCTTTGGTGTAGCCCTTACATTATCTATTAGTGGAGTAACTTATGCTGAGAACATTGAGAAAGATAGCCAGGCCTATACAAACGAAAAGTATAATTTAGAAGAAAAATTCAGAGATGAATTTGGTTTCGAAAAGAGCACTAATCAACTCCTCTCTATTCAAAACGAATCTTCTGTTCAGAAATATGGTGTCTCTCTATCAGAATCTGAGGAATCTGAGATGGATAGAAGAGTTGAGATTGAACAAAAATTTATACCTGATCTTGAAAAAGCGATCCAGGATTCATCAATGTCTGAAAATTATGCTGGAATGTATATACAACAAGCTCCCGAATACAAGATTATAGTTAGATATACAGGAGGTTCTAATAAAAATATTACTAGTAGCAATCAAGAGGAACAGGCGTTTGTTGAAACGGTAGAACAATTTACAACTAACGTCTCTAACAATGCAGCTTCGTTAATCTTGCCTAATGAAATTGTGTATGAAAAGGTTGATTATAGCGAAAAACAACTAATGGGCTTTGTAGAGAATATAGTCAGTAAGCTTGATCTTTTAAAAGAACAAAATGTTAATGTAACGAAAATTTATTCAGATTACCCTAATCAGAAAGTTGTGGTTTCCCTCGGTAATGAATTAGGTCCTGAAAAACAGGAAATTGTTCAAACAATGTTTAACAAATACCCCTTGGAATTTAATGACGACCCGGGGCTTATCGAACAGACTGCAAGAAACACATATACAGGAACAATAATGGGTGGTCATGAGATAAATAGTAGTGGGAAATGTACAGCGGGCGTACCTGCAAAATCAAGATCAAACGGAACCCTATTTCTTGTTACTGCAGGTCATTGCGGGAGTCAAGGTACAAATTTTAGTCAAGGAGGATACCTTCTTGGACCCTTGTCTAATATCTATATGGGCTCATACGCCGACTCTGGTGCTATTAGGTTAAGCGGTGGGAATCACACTCCAAGTAATGTCATTTATAACACTTCTGGAATCAACCCAGGTAATCCAACAAGGCTTACTGGAGTTCAAGCGCTGTCTTCAAGTAAAATAGGAGAAACTGTAATTAAGTCAGGCGCTACTACGGACACAACTACTGGCACATTACAGAGAAAAGACGTTTACTTTACTACAGCTGGCAGATATCTCTTTGAAACAAGTACAGTTTCACAACCAGGCGATAGTGGAGCACCTGTTTTTGCAGGTTCTGGTTTTAAAGGAATAGTGCACGGAAGAATTCTCAGTAATGACAGCATGCTATATACTCATGCTGAGAGAATCCTGAACGGATTAAACTTAGATCTTTATGTGCTTTAA
- a CDS encoding MBL fold metallo-hydrolase, with amino-acid sequence MKITQIRNATIIVEYAGQHFLIDPFLADKGVYPPFPNSARQDQMNPLVDLPTTIENIVRGIDAVIVTHLHLDHFDDAAKEALPKDIKMFVQNEADASEVKNAGFNNVEILHEYSVFHGIQLFKTKGEHGRGEILKLAGEVCGVVFKHTNEQTLYVAGDTVWVESVQEVIQTHKPEVIVVNGGDNQFLEGGSLVMGIDDIYKVYQAAPDAKIIVVHMEAVNHWGLSREDLRSFLKDKGITSNIAVPEDGESYVL; translated from the coding sequence ATGAAAATAACTCAGATCCGAAATGCTACGATTATCGTTGAATACGCAGGACAACATTTTTTAATTGATCCATTCCTAGCTGACAAGGGCGTGTATCCTCCATTCCCAAATTCTGCGAGGCAGGATCAGATGAATCCATTGGTCGACCTTCCGACAACTATTGAAAATATAGTCCGTGGTATCGACGCGGTGATCGTTACTCATCTTCATTTGGACCACTTTGATGATGCGGCAAAAGAAGCGCTGCCCAAAGATATCAAAATGTTTGTACAGAACGAAGCTGATGCGTCTGAAGTTAAAAATGCTGGCTTTAACAACGTAGAGATTCTTCATGAATATTCAGTATTTCATGGAATTCAACTGTTTAAAACAAAAGGGGAGCATGGCAGAGGAGAAATCTTGAAGCTTGCTGGCGAAGTATGCGGCGTAGTCTTTAAACACACAAATGAGCAAACATTATATGTAGCTGGGGACACCGTTTGGGTCGAGTCTGTTCAAGAAGTGATCCAAACTCACAAACCTGAGGTTATCGTTGTGAATGGAGGAGATAATCAGTTTCTGGAAGGTGGTTCCTTGGTTATGGGCATAGACGATATCTATAAAGTATACCAAGCTGCACCAGACGCGAAAATCATTGTAGTCCATATGGAAGCAGTTAACCATTGGGGTCTTTCCAGAGAAGACTTAAGAAGCTTTTTGAAGGATAAAGGGATCACCAGTAACATTGCTGTTCCTGAGGATGGAGAATCCTACGTATTATAA
- a CDS encoding bifunctional 5,10-methylenetetrahydrofolate dehydrogenase/5,10-methenyltetrahydrofolate cyclohydrolase yields the protein MSTETLILNGQTVADFMKEEMMAKVALLKEKGIRPCLTTILVGDDPSSETYVRMKGNACARVGVHSIKVVLPAETTTEQLIQEINKLNQDLSVHGILLQHPVPHHINERAAFDAISIEKDVDGVTTQGFALNAFGIAAFPSCTPQAIIRILDFYKVPIEGKHAVVIGRSPILGKPVSAMLLNRNATVTTCHSKTVNLDEIVKSGDIVIAAVGKPCFVKGSWIKPGAVVIDAGYNKGNVGDVDYSSCLAQSSAITPVPGGVGPVTIATLIEHTIKSAFMQSE from the coding sequence ATGAGCACAGAGACACTAATTTTAAATGGACAAACGGTAGCGGACTTCATGAAGGAAGAAATGATGGCGAAAGTTGCCTTGTTGAAGGAGAAGGGAATACGCCCTTGTCTCACTACCATTTTGGTCGGTGATGACCCCTCTTCCGAAACGTACGTACGTATGAAGGGCAATGCATGTGCGCGTGTAGGCGTACATTCCATTAAAGTGGTTTTGCCTGCAGAAACGACGACTGAACAATTAATTCAAGAAATAAACAAATTAAATCAAGACTTATCCGTACATGGCATTCTGCTGCAGCACCCGGTACCGCATCATATCAATGAAAGAGCCGCTTTTGATGCAATTAGCATAGAGAAAGACGTGGATGGCGTTACCACCCAAGGATTTGCACTAAATGCTTTTGGAATCGCCGCTTTCCCTTCCTGCACACCACAGGCCATTATTCGTATTCTAGATTTCTATAAGGTTCCGATCGAAGGCAAACATGCTGTCGTTATCGGGCGAAGTCCAATCCTGGGCAAGCCCGTTTCAGCCATGTTACTTAACCGAAATGCAACGGTAACCACCTGTCACTCCAAAACCGTCAATCTGGACGAAATCGTGAAGTCGGGAGATATTGTGATTGCTGCCGTCGGCAAACCATGTTTTGTAAAAGGAAGCTGGATTAAACCTGGTGCAGTTGTCATTGATGCAGGCTACAATAAAGGCAATGTAGGTGATGTGGACTATTCATCTTGCTTGGCTCAGTCCTCCGCCATTACACCCGTCCCGGGTGGCGTTGGTCCGGTAACAATCGCTACACTGATCGAACACACGATCAAATCAGCCTTCATGCAATCTGAATGA
- a CDS encoding ABC transporter substrate-binding protein, with the protein MLKRSNSILLILALTVLFVLSACGQSSTTSTAADTSANTAEQTTDSTSAAEPAATDEGETVTYQSDAGEVQVPKTPQRVVDLTAFTTGYFVALDVPVVGALSGAMGNKYIKDQLISEGTTDLGEQPTAEQLVSLKPDLIIAYTGTEGLDQLSQIAPVVQIEYGKLNYKDLMLELGKLTNREDAAKAWITNWESQINEWKPKVEAAVGDRTVSILNPYAKGLYVFGHNYGRGGEILYGEFGLKAPTKAQAEAIDSGTGFASISMEVLPEYAGDIIFTSPWSGDTSDAEVVYSNTLWENLPAVKAGHVFQLDNTSDTYNDPITLEGQLKFITDSLLSVK; encoded by the coding sequence TTGTTGAAACGGTCCAATTCGATTTTGCTTATACTGGCACTAACCGTGCTGTTTGTATTAAGTGCATGCGGTCAGTCATCGACGACCAGTACAGCAGCGGATACTAGCGCAAACACGGCTGAGCAGACAACTGATTCAACATCTGCAGCTGAACCAGCGGCGACTGATGAAGGAGAGACGGTTACATATCAATCGGATGCAGGAGAAGTACAAGTACCCAAAACACCTCAGCGTGTCGTTGATTTGACGGCTTTCACAACAGGTTACTTTGTAGCACTGGATGTTCCGGTGGTAGGAGCCCTCTCGGGTGCAATGGGCAATAAGTATATTAAGGATCAATTGATAAGTGAAGGAACAACCGATCTGGGTGAGCAGCCTACAGCGGAACAACTGGTAAGTCTCAAACCTGATCTGATCATCGCTTATACGGGTACAGAGGGTCTTGATCAATTGTCTCAAATTGCTCCTGTGGTGCAGATCGAGTATGGCAAACTCAATTATAAAGACTTGATGCTTGAATTAGGCAAACTGACAAATAGAGAAGATGCAGCGAAAGCCTGGATTACAAACTGGGAATCACAGATTAACGAATGGAAACCCAAAGTAGAAGCCGCCGTAGGCGATCGAACGGTGTCCATCCTGAATCCATATGCGAAAGGATTATATGTATTCGGCCATAACTATGGTCGTGGCGGTGAAATCCTTTATGGAGAATTTGGCCTCAAGGCCCCAACCAAGGCTCAGGCGGAAGCGATTGACAGTGGAACAGGCTTTGCCTCGATCTCCATGGAAGTGCTGCCGGAATACGCAGGTGACATCATCTTTACCAGCCCGTGGTCTGGAGATACAAGTGATGCCGAGGTCGTATATAGCAATACGTTGTGGGAGAATCTGCCTGCAGTTAAGGCAGGACATGTCTTCCAGCTGGATAACACTTCGGACACATATAACGACCCTATCACTTTGGAAGGACAATTGAAATTTATTACGGACAGCTTGCTTTCAGTGAAGTAA
- a CDS encoding threonine aldolase family protein — MSDTPDSLMVSFMEAEYIVGGHGSRKIKVLQEAFQHIDGEMDSDHYGSGETIEHFQRQMAEVLGKEAAIFFPSGTMSQQIALRIYCEQKGLKRVAYHPLCHIEIHEENTLKELHQIEAVLLGDKDRLIRLEDVQAIEGDIACLLLELPQREIGGQLPPYEELEAISAYCREQGIKLHLDGARLFEITPYYQKSAAEICSLFDSVYVSFYKGIGGIAGAILAGDTDMIKESRVWKRRFGGDLIGLYPYILSAQYYYDQRINKMGIYYEQAKQLASLLNQCYGVRTLPEVPVSNMFHVYIERTPAEAEPILSRMTQHFGIGLTSYLNENSETGHCSFELSLGDRYETVPEDRLQSALIWLDEQLRLHGPKR, encoded by the coding sequence ATGAGCGATACACCGGATTCATTAATGGTATCGTTCATGGAGGCGGAGTATATCGTTGGCGGTCATGGCAGTCGCAAAATCAAGGTTCTCCAGGAAGCATTTCAGCATATTGACGGTGAGATGGACAGCGATCATTACGGGAGCGGAGAAACCATTGAACATTTCCAGCGGCAGATGGCTGAAGTACTGGGCAAGGAGGCGGCTATCTTTTTCCCAAGTGGTACCATGTCACAGCAGATAGCGCTGCGGATTTACTGTGAGCAAAAGGGACTGAAGCGTGTAGCTTATCATCCCCTGTGTCACATTGAAATTCATGAAGAGAATACGTTGAAGGAGCTTCATCAGATTGAAGCGGTTCTGCTTGGAGACAAGGACCGATTGATACGATTGGAAGATGTACAAGCTATCGAAGGCGACATAGCCTGTCTATTGCTTGAATTGCCCCAACGGGAGATTGGCGGCCAGCTGCCTCCATATGAAGAACTCGAAGCCATCTCGGCTTATTGCCGTGAACAGGGAATCAAGCTGCATTTGGACGGAGCCAGATTGTTTGAGATCACACCTTATTATCAGAAGTCGGCAGCAGAGATCTGCAGCTTGTTTGATAGTGTGTATGTATCTTTTTACAAAGGCATTGGCGGTATTGCCGGAGCCATACTGGCTGGAGATACGGATATGATAAAGGAGTCCCGAGTTTGGAAACGCCGGTTTGGTGGGGATCTGATCGGTCTGTATCCTTATATTCTAAGTGCCCAATATTATTATGATCAACGCATTAATAAAATGGGAATCTATTATGAACAAGCGAAGCAGCTCGCTTCATTGCTGAATCAATGTTATGGAGTACGCACGTTGCCCGAAGTACCCGTGTCGAATATGTTTCATGTGTACATCGAACGAACCCCAGCTGAGGCTGAACCCATTCTTAGCAGAATGACGCAGCATTTTGGAATAGGGTTAACTTCGTATCTAAACGAAAACAGTGAAACCGGGCATTGTTCATTTGAACTTTCGCTGGGAGATCGATATGAAACGGTACCGGAAGATAGGCTGCAATCTGCTCTGATATGGCTGGATGAACAACTACGTTTGCATGGTCCGAAGCGCTGA
- a CDS encoding iron chaperone, which translates to MEEFEEFLARMDNPEYRARTEEVLSWVATKFPNLKAKIAWNQPMFTDHDTFIIGFSVAKQHLAIAPEKAGILQFSDEIVEAGYDHTKELIRIKWSQLLDFSLLERIIAFNITDKADCSTFWRK; encoded by the coding sequence TTGGAAGAATTTGAAGAATTTCTGGCACGGATGGATAACCCGGAATACCGTGCTCGAACCGAAGAAGTTTTGAGTTGGGTGGCTACGAAATTTCCAAACTTAAAGGCAAAGATTGCGTGGAATCAGCCGATGTTTACGGATCATGACACCTTCATTATCGGATTTAGCGTAGCCAAACAGCATTTGGCTATTGCTCCTGAGAAGGCAGGTATTCTTCAGTTTTCAGATGAGATTGTTGAGGCTGGCTATGATCATACGAAGGAATTGATTCGAATCAAATGGAGTCAACTCTTGGATTTTTCACTGCTGGAGAGAATTATTGCTTTTAATATTACAGATAAGGCAGACTGCTCGACTTTTTGGCGGAAGTAA
- a CDS encoding MFS transporter yields MSRQVQGTNAPSLFRNRFLQTILLSSVLLQIGIWVRNFAILLYVAETTNNDPYAISLISVAEFAPIFVFSFIGGTFADRWRPKRTMIWCDVLSAVSVFAVLLTIHYGSWHSVYLVAFISAILSQFSQPSSMRLFKYHVAEEQLQQGMALFQSLMAIFMVLGPMLGTFVYSTFGLEISIAVMGIVFLLSALVLVRLPEDQMQTQTAAVKGQFRKEFVEGFRYVWQSQVLRMLGLAFILAGLAVGVAQALNLFIVTEQLGRSKEFLQYLLMVNGAAMLIGGGIVATFAKKVPPQILLAIGMVAGAVCTAIVGYSTSVPVTLTVQFLNGLVFPCIHIGISTMILKWSEASIVGRVNGVLNPMFVGMMVISMSFAGALKDAFSLSTIYSGAGFLFLIGALAMIPIMNHKAPDKAPPVAQEA; encoded by the coding sequence TTGAGTAGGCAAGTCCAAGGCACTAATGCACCAAGCCTGTTTCGCAATCGGTTTCTTCAGACAATCTTGTTATCCAGCGTTCTCCTGCAGATCGGCATCTGGGTTCGGAATTTTGCAATCCTATTGTATGTGGCGGAGACAACGAATAATGATCCATACGCCATTTCACTCATCAGCGTGGCCGAGTTTGCCCCGATTTTTGTTTTTTCGTTCATCGGAGGTACCTTTGCTGATCGCTGGCGGCCGAAACGAACGATGATTTGGTGTGATGTATTATCTGCCGTATCGGTATTTGCAGTTCTCCTGACCATCCATTACGGCTCATGGCATTCTGTTTACCTCGTTGCATTTATTTCGGCAATTCTGTCGCAGTTCTCCCAACCTTCAAGCATGCGATTGTTTAAGTATCATGTTGCAGAAGAACAGCTGCAGCAGGGCATGGCTCTATTCCAATCGCTGATGGCCATCTTTATGGTGCTTGGCCCGATGCTTGGCACCTTCGTATACAGCACGTTTGGCCTGGAAATATCCATCGCTGTTATGGGCATCGTTTTCCTGCTATCCGCACTCGTTCTTGTTCGTCTGCCCGAGGATCAGATGCAGACACAAACAGCTGCGGTTAAAGGGCAGTTCCGAAAAGAATTCGTGGAAGGGTTTCGTTACGTTTGGCAAAGTCAGGTGCTCCGGATGCTCGGGCTAGCGTTTATACTTGCTGGTCTCGCCGTTGGCGTAGCCCAAGCGCTCAATCTGTTCATTGTTACGGAGCAACTCGGTAGGAGCAAGGAATTCCTGCAATATCTTCTGATGGTGAATGGTGCAGCTATGCTAATTGGTGGGGGAATAGTAGCCACATTTGCAAAGAAGGTTCCACCACAAATTCTGCTGGCGATTGGAATGGTAGCCGGTGCGGTCTGTACAGCCATCGTGGGTTATTCGACAAGTGTACCCGTCACGCTGACCGTTCAATTTCTGAATGGACTGGTGTTCCCATGCATTCATATTGGAATCAGCACCATGATTCTGAAATGGTCGGAGGCTTCCATAGTGGGCCGCGTGAATGGCGTTTTGAATCCGATGTTCGTAGGCATGATGGTCATTTCCATGTCCTTCGCAGGTGCGTTAAAAGATGCCTTTTCACTGAGCACCATCTATAGCGGAGCAGGGTTTTTATTTCTCATTGGCGCATTGGCCATGATTCCAATCATGAATCACAAAGCACCGGATAAAGCACCACCTGTTGCACAAGAGGCATAG
- a CDS encoding Lrp/AsnC family transcriptional regulator, whose product MLDHIDELIIKELSENSRITMKKLGEKVHLTGQAAASRVLKLEENGIIEKYTVQVNQVKLNCLIHAFITIKLTNPHHQSFLSFVKKENDYVINNYKVSGNGCYILETRFPSNEVLDQFLVRLNEHANYSLSIVINKQN is encoded by the coding sequence GTGCTCGATCACATAGATGAATTAATTATTAAAGAGCTGTCCGAGAACAGTCGCATTACGATGAAAAAGCTGGGGGAGAAGGTTCATCTCACTGGACAAGCAGCTGCTTCGAGAGTTTTGAAGCTGGAGGAAAACGGAATTATTGAAAAATACACCGTCCAAGTAAATCAAGTCAAATTAAACTGTTTAATCCATGCGTTTATCACGATCAAACTGACGAATCCACATCATCAGTCATTCCTGTCCTTTGTTAAAAAGGAAAATGATTATGTAATTAATAACTATAAAGTGAGTGGAAACGGATGCTACATTCTGGAGACCAGATTTCCATCCAATGAAGTGTTAGATCAATTCCTTGTTCGTTTAAACGAACATGCGAACTATAGTCTTTCCATTGTGATTAACAAACAAAATTGA
- a CDS encoding carbohydrate ABC transporter permease has translation MGYTRKLAIRNYIVEGFLILASLIVLLPLVILIFGSFKTSAEVLSFSLSLPDTWQFSNYARVFEEGGLSRAFLNSIWITGVSSIINIVASSAASFILARRETKASGAIYMYFFMGLIAPMSIITTIRVVQGLGFYGSITSVILIYAALNTAFSVFLYSGFIKTIPRALDEVAFLEGASVFGVFFRIVTPLILPVNATVAIMVFMSVWNDITIPVYFLTDSSTWTMPLSIYNFYGKYSRDWNLIFANLVLTSLPVFILYLFGQKYIVSGLTAGAVKG, from the coding sequence ATGGGCTATACTCGCAAACTTGCCATCCGCAATTACATTGTGGAAGGATTTCTAATCCTGGCCTCCCTAATTGTTCTCCTGCCGCTCGTGATTCTGATCTTCGGTTCATTCAAAACAAGCGCCGAGGTACTCAGCTTCTCCCTTAGTTTACCTGATACATGGCAGTTCTCGAACTATGCCCGCGTCTTCGAAGAAGGCGGTCTATCCAGGGCATTTCTCAACAGTATCTGGATTACTGGCGTATCCTCGATCATCAATATCGTGGCTTCTTCGGCTGCATCATTCATTCTTGCACGCAGAGAAACGAAAGCCTCCGGAGCGATCTACATGTATTTCTTCATGGGGCTGATTGCTCCCATGTCGATCATTACAACGATTCGGGTCGTGCAAGGGTTGGGCTTCTACGGAAGCATTACAAGCGTTATCCTGATCTATGCCGCGCTTAATACGGCGTTCAGTGTATTCTTGTACAGTGGTTTTATCAAAACCATTCCAAGAGCACTTGACGAAGTTGCGTTTCTGGAAGGTGCAAGCGTGTTCGGTGTATTCTTCCGGATCGTCACGCCGCTCATTCTGCCTGTTAACGCGACGGTAGCCATCATGGTGTTCATGTCAGTATGGAATGACATCACCATCCCGGTTTACTTCCTGACAGACAGCTCAACATGGACGATGCCGCTTTCGATCTACAATTTTTACGGCAAGTACAGCCGGGACTGGAATTTGATTTTTGCCAATCTTGTACTGACTTCACTGCCTGTATTCATCCTTTACTTATTCGGTCAGAAATACATCGTAAGCGGCCTCACGGCTGGAGCAGTCAAGGGCTAA
- a CDS encoding MmcQ/YjbR family DNA-binding protein gives MTLEELTEYCLSYPSSYEDHPFGEGWTAIRHQGNKKLFALILHNYNGHVSVNLKCAPERSDFLRNAFPEVTPGYHMNKEHWNTVNVEGDLPVEDVQGMIKHSFELTRPKRVKKKSEA, from the coding sequence ATGACGTTGGAAGAATTAACGGAGTACTGCCTATCCTATCCCAGCTCATATGAAGACCATCCTTTTGGAGAAGGTTGGACTGCGATACGGCACCAGGGAAACAAAAAATTGTTTGCACTCATATTGCACAATTACAACGGACATGTCAGTGTGAATCTGAAGTGTGCTCCAGAGCGTTCAGATTTCCTGCGGAACGCATTCCCGGAGGTAACGCCCGGTTACCATATGAACAAGGAACACTGGAACACGGTTAATGTGGAAGGTGATCTGCCTGTGGAGGATGTGCAGGGAATGATCAAACACAGCTTCGAATTGACAAGGCCCAAGCGGGTAAAAAAGAAGAGCGAAGCTTAA